Proteins co-encoded in one Pseudophryne corroboree isolate aPseCor3 chromosome 1, aPseCor3.hap2, whole genome shotgun sequence genomic window:
- the LOC134904169 gene encoding spindlin-Z-like codes for MKTPFGKAAAQRSRADAAHAGVSANMMKKRTSHKKHRNNMGPSKPISQPRRNIVGCRIQHGWKEGSGPITQWKGTVLDQVPVNPSLYLIKYDGFDCVYGLELHKDERVSALEVLPDRVGKCTCMYTCTHL; via the exons atgaagactccatttggaaaggcggccgctcagcgatcaagagctgatgcag cacatgcaggtgtttctgcaaatatgatgaagaaaagaacatctcataa gaaacatcgaaacaatatgggaccaagtaaaccaatctcccagccaaggcgaaatattgtaggctgtagaatacagcatgggtggaaagagggcagtgggccaataacccagtggaaaggaacagttctggatcaagtaccagtgaatccctccctctatcttataaagtatgatggatttgattgtgtctatggacttgagcttcacaaggatgaaagggtgtctgctcttgaagttctaccagacagagttggtAAGTGCACATGTATGTACACATGCACACACCTTTAA